Part of the uncultured Cohaesibacter sp. genome is shown below.
GTTAGGGAAAATGAGTCACAGATTTTTGAAATTAGGAAAAATTTGTTTACTCATTGGAATGGCTTGCTTTTTTTCTCCCGCATGAGTGGTGCTTCTGCGCTATTACTGTCCAAAATGCGCTCTTACGTAGACCTCCTTAATTCGTCAGGCGCAGGAACGCGCTAAACTGGCATCACTGTCAAGGCGGTCGGGATCGTTACACGCAAAGGGTAACGAGGAGGACCCGACAGAGGAAGGTTTCCTGTATGGCATTCAGGGCCTTCTCGCCGGAGCAGGGCGCGTGGCACCCGTATGGGCACGCGAAAATCATCTACTGGCGTCATCCATCACCGGGAGTCTTTAGGCCTCGGAACGGGTCCGTGCGCCTTGAAAACGGAGTAACAAATGTCTGTTACCAATGCCGAAGAGCTTGATCGTCACATTGCCCGCGTCAAGGCCGCGCAATTGAAATTTGCAAGCTTCTCCCAGGAACAAGTTGATCGTATTTTCCGCCAGGCTGCTTTTGCTGCTGCCAATGCGCGCATTCCGCTCGCAATGATGGCCGCCGAAGAAACCGGTATGGGTGTCGTTGAAGACAAGGTGATCAAGAACCACTTTGCTTCCGAGTACATCTACAACAAATACAAGGACACCCTGACGTGCGGTATCCTTGAAGAGGATGAGTTGGGCGGTACGATTACCATTGCCGAGCCTGTTGGCGTCATTTGCGGCATCGTGCCGACGACCAACCCGACCTCTACGGCCATCTTCAAGGCCCTGATTTCTCTCAAGACCCGCAACGGCATCATTTTCAGCCCGCATCCGCGCGCCAAGAAGGCGACATGCGAGGCTGCCAGACTGGTTCTGGAAGCGGCCGTTGCTGCGGGCGCTCCCAAGGACATCATCGGCTGGATCGATGAACCGACCCTTGAGCTGTCCAATGCCCTGATGCGCCATCCTGCCATCAACCTCATTCTGGCCACCGGTGGCCCGGGCATGGTCAAGGCTGCCTATTCGTCCGGCAAACCTGCCATCGGCGTGGGCGCGGGCAACGCCCCTGTGGTGATTGACGAGCATGCCGACATCAAGCGCGCCGTCTCTTCGATCCTGATGTCCAAGACCTTCGACAACGGCATGATCTGCGCATCCGAACAGGCTGTGGTGATCGTTGATGCCGTCTATGATGCTGTTCTTGAACGATTTTCCAAATATGGCGGCTGTATCCTGTCGCCAAAGCAGACCGACGCCCTGCGCAAGACCGTCTTTCCGGATGGTCGCCTCAACAGCGAGATCGTCGGCCAGTCTGCCGCCAAAATTGCCGACTTGGCAGGCTTCGGCGTACCACCCGAAACCAAGGTCCTGATGGCCGAGGTTGACGGTGTCGAAGACGAGCCTTTCGCGCACGAAAAGCTCTCTCCAACCATCGCCCTCTATCGCCGCAAGGATTACAAGGAAGCAGCCGACACTGCAGCCCGGCTGGTCGCTCTTGGTGGCATTGGGCACACCTCCGTTCTCTATACCGATCAGGACCGCTGTTCCGATCGCGTCGAAGATTTCGGCAAGAGAATGAAGACCGCTCGCATTCTGGTCAACATGCCATCCTCGCAGGGCGGCATCGGCGATCTCTACAACTTCAATGTCGCGCCATCCCTCACACTCGGGTGCGGCTCATGGGGTGGTAACTCGATTTCTGAAAACGTGGGACCCAAGCATCTCATCAACAAGAAGATCGTAGCGAAGCGCGAGGAAAACATGCTTTGGCACAAGGTTCCGAAGTCCATCTACTTCCGTCGCGGATGTCTGGCCGAAGCATTCAAGGACCTCAAGGGCAAGAAACGGGCGATGATCGTCACCGACCGCTTCCTGTTCACCAACGGTTACGTTGATGAAGCCGTCCGTCTGCTCAAGGGGCAGGGGATTGATGTCGATATCTTTGCCGATGTCGAGGCCGATCCGACCCTCTCGATTGTCCGCAAGGGCACCGAGAAATGCCGCGCTTTCAACCCTGACCTGATCATCGCCATCGGTGGCGGTTCGCCGATGGATGCCGCAAAGATCATGTGGGTGATGTATGAGCATCCGGATGTCAGCTTCAAGGATCTGGCGTTGCGCTTCATGGACATTCGCAAGCGCATCTACAAGTTCCCCAAGATGGGCACCAAGGCAATGATGATTGCCATCCCGACCACCTCCGGTACTGGCTCGGAAGCCACTCCGTTTGCTGTGGTGACGGATGACGTCAGTGGCCAGAAATACCCGCTGGCCGACTATGAGCTGAC
Proteins encoded:
- the adhE gene encoding bifunctional acetaldehyde-CoA/alcohol dehydrogenase, coding for MSVTNAEELDRHIARVKAAQLKFASFSQEQVDRIFRQAAFAAANARIPLAMMAAEETGMGVVEDKVIKNHFASEYIYNKYKDTLTCGILEEDELGGTITIAEPVGVICGIVPTTNPTSTAIFKALISLKTRNGIIFSPHPRAKKATCEAARLVLEAAVAAGAPKDIIGWIDEPTLELSNALMRHPAINLILATGGPGMVKAAYSSGKPAIGVGAGNAPVVIDEHADIKRAVSSILMSKTFDNGMICASEQAVVIVDAVYDAVLERFSKYGGCILSPKQTDALRKTVFPDGRLNSEIVGQSAAKIADLAGFGVPPETKVLMAEVDGVEDEPFAHEKLSPTIALYRRKDYKEAADTAARLVALGGIGHTSVLYTDQDRCSDRVEDFGKRMKTARILVNMPSSQGGIGDLYNFNVAPSLTLGCGSWGGNSISENVGPKHLINKKIVAKREENMLWHKVPKSIYFRRGCLAEAFKDLKGKKRAMIVTDRFLFTNGYVDEAVRLLKGQGIDVDIFADVEADPTLSIVRKGTEKCRAFNPDLIIAIGGGSPMDAAKIMWVMYEHPDVSFKDLALRFMDIRKRIYKFPKMGTKAMMIAIPTTSGTGSEATPFAVVTDDVSGQKYPLADYELTPDMAIVDANLVMNMPKSLTAFGGIDAVTHALEAYVSVMANEFSDGQALMALKLLKENLPSAYENGANDPVAREHVHSGATIAGIAFANAFLGVCHSMAHKLGAAFHLPHGLANALLISNVIRYNATNNPTKQTAFSQYDRPKARARYAEIAHHLGLGGERTQHKVENLIAWVEELKADLEIPASIQAAGIAEADFLAKIDEVAVAAFDDQCTGANPRFPLISELKQIMMDSYYGRPFIEAYERDVAKADAVAKPEQTAKPQGASVVSLKTEKKRPA